A stretch of DNA from Synergistaceae bacterium:
CGATAGACTGTGTGAAAATGAATGTCAACATACCGATGATACACACGGACGAAGACAGGCAGCTATATACGGTCAAGATGAACGATGCAATATTAGAGCTTAGGCACAGCGGAGGCGGCCCGGTTCTGATAAATATTGTTACGGAATACAGCCCGGATTTTTCCGTTCACGAGCTTCCCCCGGTCAAAGTAATCAACAGGATAGAGCCTGAAGACGAAATGCCCCCGATAAAAGCCGGGACTGTCGGAATATTCATCGGCGCACATCCGGCCATGTCAGAGAGACTCACAGGGCTTATTGACTCGTTCTGCGAGAAATATAACGGTGCTGTACTCTGTTCCCATATCAGCAACTACAGGGGGAAATATGAAATTCACCCGAATCTTGTCCCGCTGTCGCCGCGTCAGGGAATGGACTTGATGATTTATATCGGCACTACTGAGGGAGCGTATACAAGTCTGAGGCCGAGTGAAGTATGGCAGGTTAATCCTGACGGTGTTGTGAGGGATAGATTCGGGAAACTGCGCTATGTGTTTCAGATGAGCGATGAAGAATTTTTCTCTCGGTACGTAAATATGCCTACCCGTGGGGGGGGGGTCAATTGCAGTTATTATACGGCGTGGCGTAATGATTATGATTATGTCCGCGCAAGAGTCCCGGAATTGCCCTTCTCAAATGCTTGGATAGCACAGAACACGATCGACAAACTTCCCGCAAATTCGGTACTCCACTTAGGAGTCAGCAATACCCGCCGTTGCTGGAATATGTTTGAGCTTCCCAAAACTGTAAACGGTTACTGTAATACTGGCTGTTGCGGCATTGACGGCTGTATTTCCTCTCTGATTGGCGCGTCTCTTGCGTCTCCCGGAAAATTATTTTTCGGGGTAACAGGAGATTTGACATTCTTCTACGACATGAACTCAATCGGGAATCGTCATGTCGGCAAAAATCTGCGTATCATGATCATCAATAACGGTATTGGTGCTGAGTTCAAGCTATACACGCACCCGGCCGCAAGTTTCGGCGATGACGCTGACAGGTTCATGGCCGCACGGGGTCATTTCGGGCAGCAGTCGCGGGACTTAGTGAGGCACTACGCGCAGGATTTAGGGTTTGAGTACATGACAGCCGCGAACAAGGAAGAGTATCTAGCGAACGTGATACGCTTCACGACACCTGAGACGCTGGACAGGCCGATGCTTTTCGAGGTCTTCACGAATCCCAAAGACGAGAGCGATGCACTATACGCAATCAACAATATTGACGTTACGGACATTCTTCCGCCGTCAATGAGGGCAAAGAATCTCGCAAAACAGACAGTAAAAAGCGTACTGGGTTCTGACGGAGTGAAAACGCTCAAAAAAATTATAGGGAGGCAGTAACGGTGAAAGTGTTAGTTACAGGCGGCACCGGGGCAATGGGCGGCTATCTTGTGAAGATACTGTCAGAGGCCGGGAATACAGTAGACGTTACAACGAGGCAGAATCGCGAATCCTCAGCGGAAAATGTGAGATACATACAGGGGGACGCGCATAATATTGACTTCATCAGGAAGACTCTTGAGGCCGGGAGCTATGACGCTATTGTAGACTTCATGAGCTACACGACAGAAGAATTTAGGAAACGCGCTGAGATTATGACGGGTGGGACGGGGCATTATATGTTTCTCAGCTCGGCGAGGGTGTACGCAAAATCAGATGTCCCGATAAAAGAGACTTCACCGCGTCTTCTTGACGTATGCACGGACAAAGAATATCTCGCAACAGACGAGTACGCGCTCGCGAAGGCAAGGGAAGAAAATATACTGCTTGAAGGGAAAGCGGGCAACTTCACCATAATACGCCCTACTATCACGTACAGCACTGAAAGATTACAGCTCGGAGTCTACGAGAAGGAATCGTGGCTTTACCGGGCAATACACGGAAGGCCGGTTGTATTCTCGCGGGACATTGCCGGGAAATATACTACTATGACATATGGCCATGACGTTGCCGGAGCGATTGCGGGTCTTGCGGGCAGGCGTGAGGCTTTCGGGCAGGCATATCATATTACGGCTGATGACTCGATGAAGTGGAGCGGCATTGCGGAAATCTACAGGGAAGTTTTTGCTGACGTTACCGGGCGTGAAATGGAGATTGTGTACATTGACCGGGCATTTGATGACACACCGCAGCTGAGATACAGCAGGCTTTATGACAGGAGATTTGACATCAGCAAAATCAAAGAGGCCGTGAAAAGTTTTTCCCCAGTTCCAATCCGCGAGGGACTCACGAAATGCCTGCGTGAATTTCTGACTGGCAGGCAGGTTTTCAGGGGAATTAATGCCGCGAATGAGGCAAGAATGGACAGGATTGCAGGAAGTTTCACGCCGCTGAAGGAATTTCCGGCATTCAGGCAGAAGGCAAAATATTTCCTTTACCGTTACGCGCCCAAACTGGCCGGAGTAATCAGCCGTATTCACTCGTCATAGCCTGAGCGCGTCAGCTTCATTTTCACCAGCTCAGGAATAAGCACAGCGCACGAAAGTATTACCCCGCTTCCATTGGGAGCAGCTCCCCTTGAGCGCAAAGCCCTGTCGAACTCCATCACAGCCGCTATGCCTTCAGGGGTGAGCATTCCGCCCGCGTCAAGCACTCTTTTTGCCTCGTCCTGTATCCGCATAAGCTCACTGATTCCCATTCTCCCGGCTATTTCTGTGTCTTGGTTCTCCGCCATTATCGTTATAAGCGTGTGGGACAGCCTTTCGCGCAGGGATAAATTTCCGTGCATGGCCTCAAGTTTCCTGAGAGTCTCAACAGCTTTCAGCGTCTGAATATATCCGTTCTCAGCTTCTCCCCGGCAGCCTTCAAGACCGTATGACATGTACGCCTTTTCCCCCGGTGTCAGAACTTTCATGTTTCCCGTGTCAGTCAGAGGCCACAATTCCCGCGCCGTTATCCCCTGAGCGAACGCCGAGGCCGTGAGAGCCAATGCGCCCGGAGTCAGTATGCGTTTCTGCGCGATGAGTTTCCCAGCCGCCGCGCACAATAATCCCATGCAGAATATATGACCCTTCACGGCGAATTTTCCGCGAGTGGCAAGAAGTGAGTCATTGCTGCCGATTCTGCCCGGTGATTTCAGGATGGTATATGCCTCCGAGGGTCTGAGGGACTCTGTGTCGGCACCTGCTGAAGCAAGATTTATGAAGCACTGAAACAATGACATTGCCGAGTCGACAAGGCCGGGGAAGTCTGAGCCGTCAAGCGCGTTATTGTCGAGCGGTGTAACAAGTCCCGGCTTGGGATATGCTGAGGCTGAAAGGATTATTGATTTCACGGCCAAACTTGCTATGTTGAATATGTACACTTCATTCATGATTGAGTCCTCCCTGCGTATTTTACACTCTGCTATATTTTCGGACACAAAAAGCGTCAAGCCCCGCAAAATTTCTCTTGACGTAAAGCCCGCTTCAGCGTTTATTTTTCCCTCATCCCAAAAATTACAGGAGGAACAATAACATGAAGCACATCACGCTAATCATCACAGCAATATTCGCGCTCATAGCATCATCAGCATACGCCGCGCCCGCAGTATATTTCACCAAAGACATATCACCCGCCGGAATCATGGCCGTGTATAACGCATTAGGCCGTGAAGCGTCCGGGAAAGTCGCCGTAAAACTCAGCACAGGCGAGGCCGGGAATACTCATTACCTTTCGCCCGCATTGATTGAGGGACTCGTGAAGAAGGTGAACGGGACAATCATCGAGGGAAATACGGCTTACGGAGGTTCGCGCTCACGCACAGCCCTTCACAGGCAGGTAGCTGAGGATCACGGGTTCACGAAAATCGCAAAGGTTGACATTCTCGACGAGGAAGGCGACACAGAATTACCCGTAACAGGCAAGGGAGTAAAGCACCTCAAATTTGACGCTGTAGGCTCTCACTTCAAGAACTATGATTTTGTCCTCGTCCTGACTCACTTCAAGGGTCATGCTATGGGCGGTTTCGGCGGGGCAATCAAGAACATCTCAATCGGCATAGCCTCTCCCCGCGGGAAAGTCAACATTCACACAGCAGGCACGAAAGAGTCCGGCTCAATATGGTACGACAAGCAGGACGACTTCCTTGAATCAATGGCTGAAGCGGCAAAAGCTATCTCCGACAGTCTCGGAAACGGAAAGCGCATAATGTATATCAGCGTCATGAATCATCTTTCTGTTGACTGCGACTGTGACGGAAACCCGGCAGCACCCGACATGCACGACATTGGTATTCTCGGCTCTCTTGACCCTGTTGCGCTCGATCAGGCATGTGTTGATTTAGTGTACAAAGCCCCGGACGGAGCGTCCCTCATTAAGCGCATGGAGTCCCGCCACGGCATTCACACACTTGAACACGCCGCTGAAATCGGACTCGGCTCTCGTGAATATGACCTTGTGAGCATTGATTAACATCATCCGCAGGGAGTCTATATATCTCTGGTACTATTTCTCCCTCCAGTTTGAGCAGATATATTTATACTGGCTGGCGGGAATGGCAATAGGCTCGTTTGTGTCAGTTTTCGGCAAAAGGAAAATTCACGCCCTCTTTGAGTCGATGAACGGCAGAAAATGGAGCTTGTTCGGGATTGTTCCGGCGTGTATCTTGGGCATTGCGTCTCCTCTTTGCATGTACGGGACAATTCCCATAGCCGCGTC
This window harbors:
- a CDS encoding triphosphoribosyl-dephospho-CoA synthase; the protein is MNEVYIFNIASLAVKSIILSASAYPKPGLVTPLDNNALDGSDFPGLVDSAMSLFQCFINLASAGADTESLRPSEAYTILKSPGRIGSNDSLLATRGKFAVKGHIFCMGLLCAAAGKLIAQKRILTPGALALTASAFAQGITARELWPLTDTGNMKVLTPGEKAYMSYGLEGCRGEAENGYIQTLKAVETLRKLEAMHGNLSLRERLSHTLITIMAENQDTEIAGRMGISELMRIQDEAKRVLDAGGMLTPEGIAAVMEFDRALRSRGAAPNGSGVILSCAVLIPELVKMKLTRSGYDE
- a CDS encoding DUF362 domain-containing protein, which encodes MKHITLIITAIFALIASSAYAAPAVYFTKDISPAGIMAVYNALGREASGKVAVKLSTGEAGNTHYLSPALIEGLVKKVNGTIIEGNTAYGGSRSRTALHRQVAEDHGFTKIAKVDILDEEGDTELPVTGKGVKHLKFDAVGSHFKNYDFVLVLTHFKGHAMGGFGGAIKNISIGIASPRGKVNIHTAGTKESGSIWYDKQDDFLESMAEAAKAISDSLGNGKRIMYISVMNHLSVDCDCDGNPAAPDMHDIGILGSLDPVALDQACVDLVYKAPDGASLIKRMESRHGIHTLEHAAEIGLGSREYDLVSID
- a CDS encoding NAD-dependent epimerase/dehydratase family protein translates to MKVLVTGGTGAMGGYLVKILSEAGNTVDVTTRQNRESSAENVRYIQGDAHNIDFIRKTLEAGSYDAIVDFMSYTTEEFRKRAEIMTGGTGHYMFLSSARVYAKSDVPIKETSPRLLDVCTDKEYLATDEYALAKAREENILLEGKAGNFTIIRPTITYSTERLQLGVYEKESWLYRAIHGRPVVFSRDIAGKYTTMTYGHDVAGAIAGLAGRREAFGQAYHITADDSMKWSGIAEIYREVFADVTGREMEIVYIDRAFDDTPQLRYSRLYDRRFDISKIKEAVKSFSPVPIREGLTKCLREFLTGRQVFRGINAANEARMDRIAGSFTPLKEFPAFRQKAKYFLYRYAPKLAGVISRIHSS